In a genomic window of Occallatibacter riparius:
- a CDS encoding sensor histidine kinase, with protein MGKGAGGAARTRVAAAGSLAVCLLAGVAGVRALEPTTPLANLNRQSWAMENGLPQNTVQALAQTANGYLWLGTEVGLVRFDGVGFVLFDEHSKPALPGSDVQCLLAAKDGALWVGTSSGLARLKDGAVTVLTTADGLPANQINRLAQGREDSVIAWTSAGRAQIFGKQNLAIQPAASDSPAGSLPGVELHVALGGEMYAEASKTAAAIMRGTLIEQQWFVGRDLPGSRIQALFGDRQGALWIGTNSGLVRYAEGKLDKLPVTDPLASASVLAILEDREGNLWVGTESNGLQILRDQRFQTLTTRDGLPSDNVTTVVQDGAGTLWVGTAGNGVTAIKPGTTQQAKTYGVRDGLLSEVILSLASAPNGDLWVGTADGLSRIRRSAVASFTSADGLPDDFIRSLHADADGTLWIGTRRGVTHWSKPGELDAGLMKTYTTANGLGSNMVGAMARDAHGDLWIATFAGLSRLHQGVLTNFTAVQGLSSNVITAILARANGSLLVGTQDHGWNVWDGNRFKPVTDHNLGSTTIHAILDDGRNHLWFATGTGLARCDCTESMAPMQSADCAHWLEFGTADGLRSRETAVNSHPSAWRAQDGHMWFATPKGLVEVDPAHFPVNEVAPPVVVERFAVDDAEQALHAAGLKVPAGHNHFQFEYAGLSFVAPQKVRYRYKLEGFDHDWTDAASRRTAYYTNIPPGHYTFRVQAANNDGVWNTEGTALAFQLLPHFYQTVWFYVLLALAAVGLVLLALKLRLLRAEREFRAVLGERNRIAREIHDTLAQGYVGISVQLEVLSELLRHNKTEKASKHLDKVRGYVREGLADARQSIWALRSQDTEEATLPVRMRRLVETSGGHGLDAKFGIFGAYRPLPPGTENEILRIAQEALHNVKKHAGAASVKVQLEYRRNEIALEIRDDGRGFSAANDGAPLESPPGHYGLTGMRERAASIGGTLEVTSEPGAGTTVRMRAPAPGKTHEPKDARDSEAAGEAATTKEATFPQETTSPERITLPQETKEQR; from the coding sequence ATGGGCAAGGGAGCGGGCGGTGCGGCCCGGACGAGGGTGGCTGCCGCCGGCTCGCTGGCCGTTTGCCTGCTCGCGGGAGTGGCTGGCGTCCGGGCGCTGGAGCCAACTACGCCGCTGGCGAACCTGAACCGGCAGAGCTGGGCGATGGAGAACGGGCTGCCGCAGAACACGGTGCAGGCGCTGGCGCAGACCGCGAATGGGTATCTGTGGCTGGGAACCGAGGTGGGGCTGGTCCGGTTCGACGGGGTCGGTTTCGTGCTGTTCGATGAGCACTCGAAACCGGCGCTGCCGGGAAGCGATGTGCAGTGTCTGCTGGCGGCGAAGGATGGGGCGCTGTGGGTGGGGACCAGCAGCGGGTTGGCGCGGTTGAAGGATGGGGCGGTTACGGTGTTGACGACCGCCGATGGACTGCCTGCCAACCAAATTAATCGGCTCGCTCAGGGCCGAGAGGATTCGGTCATCGCATGGACCTCAGCGGGCCGCGCGCAGATCTTTGGCAAACAGAACCTGGCCATTCAACCCGCGGCGTCGGACTCTCCGGCGGGTTCGCTTCCGGGTGTGGAACTTCACGTCGCGCTGGGAGGAGAGATGTACGCGGAGGCTAGCAAGACCGCCGCCGCTATCATGCGCGGAACCCTGATAGAGCAACAGTGGTTCGTCGGGCGGGACTTGCCTGGTTCGCGCATTCAGGCGCTGTTCGGGGATCGGCAAGGAGCGCTTTGGATCGGGACGAATAGCGGGCTGGTGCGGTATGCGGAAGGGAAGCTGGACAAGCTGCCGGTGACGGATCCGCTGGCATCAGCCTCGGTGCTGGCAATCCTTGAGGATCGCGAGGGCAATCTGTGGGTGGGCACGGAGTCGAATGGGTTGCAGATTCTGCGCGATCAACGATTCCAGACGCTGACCACGCGCGATGGATTGCCGAGCGACAACGTGACCACCGTTGTGCAGGACGGCGCGGGCACTTTGTGGGTGGGGACTGCGGGTAATGGCGTGACTGCGATCAAGCCGGGCACGACGCAGCAGGCGAAGACCTACGGCGTTCGTGATGGGCTCTTGAGCGAGGTGATTCTTTCCCTCGCTTCTGCGCCGAATGGCGATCTGTGGGTGGGCACGGCTGATGGATTGAGCAGGATACGACGCAGCGCGGTCGCGTCGTTTACTTCGGCAGATGGACTGCCGGATGATTTCATTCGCTCGCTGCATGCCGATGCGGATGGGACCTTGTGGATCGGCACGCGGCGTGGCGTGACGCACTGGAGCAAGCCCGGCGAGCTGGACGCGGGGCTGATGAAGACCTACACCACGGCGAACGGATTGGGCAGCAACATGGTGGGCGCGATGGCGCGCGATGCGCACGGCGATCTGTGGATCGCAACGTTTGCTGGGCTGTCTCGTTTGCATCAAGGCGTGCTGACCAACTTCACCGCAGTGCAGGGGTTGTCGAGCAACGTCATCACTGCGATTCTGGCACGCGCGAACGGTTCGCTGCTGGTGGGAACGCAGGATCACGGGTGGAACGTGTGGGATGGCAACCGCTTCAAGCCGGTCACGGATCACAACCTGGGCAGCACCACTATTCACGCGATTCTGGACGATGGGCGCAATCATCTGTGGTTCGCTACTGGAACGGGACTGGCGCGCTGCGATTGCACCGAAAGCATGGCTCCCATGCAGAGCGCGGATTGCGCGCACTGGCTGGAGTTCGGAACTGCCGATGGATTGCGCAGCCGCGAGACGGCGGTGAACAGCCATCCTTCTGCGTGGCGCGCGCAGGATGGGCACATGTGGTTCGCGACGCCGAAGGGGCTGGTCGAAGTAGATCCCGCGCATTTTCCGGTGAACGAAGTCGCGCCTCCAGTAGTAGTAGAGCGATTCGCCGTGGATGATGCGGAGCAGGCGCTGCATGCAGCGGGACTCAAGGTTCCGGCGGGGCACAATCATTTTCAGTTCGAATATGCGGGGTTGAGCTTTGTGGCGCCGCAAAAGGTGCGGTACCGCTACAAGCTTGAGGGCTTCGACCACGACTGGACGGATGCGGCGTCCCGGCGCACGGCGTACTACACAAACATTCCGCCGGGGCATTACACCTTCCGCGTGCAGGCCGCGAACAATGACGGTGTGTGGAACACGGAGGGCACGGCGCTCGCGTTTCAACTGCTGCCGCACTTCTATCAGACAGTGTGGTTCTATGTGCTGCTGGCGTTGGCGGCGGTGGGACTGGTGCTGCTGGCGCTGAAGCTGCGCCTGCTGCGCGCTGAACGTGAGTTCCGCGCGGTGCTGGGCGAGCGCAACCGCATTGCGCGCGAAATTCACGATACGCTGGCGCAAGGATATGTAGGCATCAGTGTGCAGCTTGAAGTGCTGAGCGAACTGCTGCGTCACAACAAAACAGAGAAGGCCTCGAAGCATCTCGACAAAGTGCGCGGATATGTGCGCGAGGGACTGGCCGATGCGCGTCAATCGATATGGGCGCTGCGCTCGCAGGACACCGAAGAGGCCACGCTGCCAGTGCGCATGCGCAGGCTGGTGGAGACGAGCGGCGGCCACGGACTGGATGCGAAGTTCGGTATTTTCGGAGCGTATCGGCCGCTGCCGCCCGGGACGGAGAACGAGATTCTGCGCATTGCGCAGGAGGCGCTCCACAATGTGAAGAAACATGCGGGCGCGGCGAGCGTGAAGGTGCAACTGGAGTACAGGCGCAACGAGATTGCGCTGGAGATTCGCGACGATGGGAGAGGATTTTCGGCCGCGAACGATGGTGCACCTCTTGAGTCGCCGCCGGGCCACTATGGATTGACCGGAATGCGCGAACGTGCGGCATCGATTGGCGGCACGCTCGAAGTGACGAGCGAACCTGGCGCGGGCACGACAGTGCGCATGCGAGCGCCGGCGCCGGGCAAGACGCATGAGCCAAAAGATGCGCGGGATTCTGAGGCCGCTGGGGAAGCGGCAACGACAAAAGAAGCAACTTTCCCGCAGGAAACTACTTCGCCGGAGCGAATAACTCTCCCGCAGGAGACAAAGGAGCAGCGGTGA
- a CDS encoding enoyl-CoA hydratase/isomerase family protein produces MEFHNLRLELRPPIAVVTLDRPKVLNALNAATFSELSAAFETLAADASIGVILLTGAGGRAFAAGADISELSSASTPETGRAFALKGQQVFRRIETLGKPVIACIQGFTLGGGCELALACTFRIASDDARLGQPEVKLGVIAGYGGTQRLPRLVGRGAALKLLLTGEIINAQEALRIGLVDEVVPAAELMTRAEALAHSIAANAPLALAETLQIVDEGLSLPLELAVLREADSFGRLCATRDKAEGTAAFLAKRPATWKGE; encoded by the coding sequence ATGGAATTCCACAATCTGCGCCTCGAACTCCGTCCCCCCATCGCCGTCGTCACCCTCGACCGCCCTAAAGTCCTCAATGCCCTGAACGCTGCCACGTTCTCCGAGCTGAGCGCTGCCTTCGAGACTCTCGCCGCAGATGCATCCATCGGAGTCATCCTGCTCACCGGCGCGGGCGGCCGCGCATTCGCCGCCGGAGCCGACATCAGCGAGCTCTCTTCGGCCTCAACTCCCGAAACCGGTCGCGCCTTCGCCCTCAAGGGGCAGCAGGTCTTTCGCCGCATTGAGACGCTCGGCAAACCCGTCATCGCCTGCATTCAGGGCTTCACTCTTGGCGGCGGCTGCGAGCTCGCCCTGGCCTGTACCTTCCGCATCGCCTCAGACGACGCGCGTCTCGGTCAGCCCGAAGTGAAACTTGGCGTCATCGCCGGTTATGGCGGAACCCAGCGGCTCCCCCGCCTCGTCGGCCGCGGCGCCGCACTCAAGCTCCTGCTCACCGGCGAAATCATCAACGCCCAGGAGGCGCTTCGGATCGGCCTCGTCGACGAAGTCGTTCCCGCCGCCGAGCTCATGACCCGCGCCGAGGCCCTCGCCCACTCCATCGCCGCTAATGCGCCTCTCGCCCTCGCCGAAACCCTCCAGATTGTCGACGAAGGCCTCAGCCTGCCCCTGGAGCTCGCCGTCCTGCGCGAAGCCGACAGCTTCGGCCGCCTTTGTGCCACCCGCGACAAAGCCGAAGGCACCGCCGCCTTCCTCGCCAAGCGCCCCGCCACCTGGAAAGGCGAATAA